One window of Salarias fasciatus unplaced genomic scaffold, fSalaFa1.1, whole genome shotgun sequence genomic DNA carries:
- the LOC115385751 gene encoding interferon-induced very large GTPase 1-like isoform X7: MESSEEEELSEAPGASTGPEMREKDSSENFRGSLIQPECERTESEARMESSEDKDSSDAPCSAFGPEKNKKDSSRYDKRIRPVKITVSNISSESLSLQWDTPADEVESFTVTCSTEGETDQQVTTDTISVTLSNLKPAVCYSLHVSAQLRDGRQSRPATTTAETTREGLNQTECETTEGEARLKRSEKKELADAPEASLVSEKRGEDSSENDNVSSPDQKSPEDSQGLNSDPNSCVHPPESGTQSKAASMSESAVTDSLKQTECERTESEARIESSKEKELADAPEASLVSEKRGEDSSENDSVSSPDQKSPEDSQGLNSDPNSCVDPPESGTKSKAASMSESAETHLESFLEDLGLEQFYTQKLSLSKILQIDKKTTDDQPAKCKSDLPWYFLKKLMMVNVTARNVKYTSDSKSGVSGKTGLNLKNLVSRLKSANMLNPLDIITALFLCSDGFVQQELALKMSMCQFSVPLLLPDCDKNQSTLMVRALRDIVKKYRPKSLSESKGFIEDRIVVSELPMISFVRLGECSLSKSEILNKLLSSSQQYHDTFVHHNMDCGDSPRRISNGLTEITWYLPCGNENIDIFSHPVALANLRGDMASFQTQFSFLCQTSAAVFVFFDNLDPECELLTNLNSKSEIFLVGNHQSRNFSLDALEQVATEMSLTDENIILKTTDINEADFVKRLREAVTHVVEKTKKKMRIEQMAEVALKLGILVDEDSPEYQSGKKKADAITAEIRDILKYKEDQLPLQGQIWKDLTSLEKEEVRLRKVGSENIEKYKSDLQLKKKKLRQKQNTSGISKAMTSFISAISSNTLERGFFLKWMRINLDDMSRVKLSELREQYKDKCKNSENNEEIKEIDQQISNSSLGTEHFFREMGQIYEASLALEKPHPSHQQLNHLPKLGAQLLLDGFPLELVDGDASNIPLSWVSDVLSQLSDLVGSKNRILVVTVLGVQSTGKSTLLNTMFGVQFAVSSGRCTRGAFMLLIRIDEELQKELKCDFMMIIDTEGLKSPELTQLDNSYEHDNELATLVVGLSDITIINIAMENSTEMKDILQIVVHAFLRMKEVGKKPQCYFVHQNVSDVSAHDKNLRDRKLLFQQLNEMTQAAAKMEKKEQNKSFTDVMAYDPDTGNCYIPGLWTGNPPMAPVNTGYSEAVYELKKNIIQLLRNRDSPVNKVLEFKEWMTSLWNAVKHENFLFSFRNSLVADAYMRLCTEFNKWEWEFKKEMYNWVTNAETKISNIGTLAAQSKISDLTQFHSQLKTEAVTVMSVWETKLLDNVTQYFKQTDGHVYLVVGHKEEFENSARSLRNQTERSVLDQLQAAVDIKQGMAEIDRIKENHTKEIEKAASELIEKCRKRNVQMNDEELDEEFNKMWNETVSKLTFKQQHVTNVFENVSCHLRVNLAHRGSYAHEILNKTRLEDCGKKNFKYKAAQFFNKMTDTILNVIPVQTHTKAAQENADCIIKTCEKLVNNKQSQKSNYHNNYIEEVLKTIDQHLEQNQDLKEDTHFEVSLKLHICGFTARKFQKMHEDFLEENDPYRCLNKYKAKFCSDFKDVFHKRDQCQKKAEEFVNKCLKPAVEDFINRYLGLSIVDEMLKKQEFSTRVSFQYYILLDLLSRQAFDDYLSFTSSYQSFVKKWILKKIKEHFSSSSKTSEFEKQPSSPSSSKISELENQHLETNVSRINEAIEKAKTQNRGNVQTFVEDICKDLGDKLTISQEALGAFMILNNADQDKFAHYLTISVKELKKTLTERFHKTSFEDKLQYLHIQPGGELFKRVIGCGKQCPFCAVPCEAGGEAHAQHRASLHRPDGLRRYRWRKTDKLSTDICSSSVESENRFRCSQTKNEWHPYKNYRDIFPDWDIFSDGSLEASDYWKYIMTKYNDDFAKEYNAEPADIPETWREITSQQAEESLKKSFNVNVK; encoded by the exons ATGGAAAGCTCAGAGGAAGAG GAGCTCTCTGAAGCACCGGGGGCTTCAACTGGTCCTGAGATGAGGGAAAAAGACTCTTCTGAAAACT TCAGAGGCAGTTTGATCCAGCCCGAGTGTGAGAGGACTGAGAGTGAAGCCAGGATGGAAAGTTCAGAGGACAAG GATTCCTCTGATGCACCTTGTAGTGCATTTGGTCCtgagaagaataaaaaagacTCTTCTCGATATGACA AGCGGATCCGTCCAGTCAAGATAACAGTCTCTAACAtcagcagtgagtcactgtCTCTGCAGTGGGACactcctgctgatgaagtgGAGAGTTTTACTGTGACCTGTTCCACCGAGGGAGAGACTGATCAACAAGTGACCACAGACACCATCAGTGTAACACTCAGCAACCTGAAGCCAGCAGTGTGTTACTCCCTCCATGTTTCTGCACAGCTGAGAGATGGAAGACAAAGCAGGCCGGCCACGACAACAGCTGAAACAA CCAGAGAAGGTTTGAACCAGACCGAGTGTGAGACGACTGAGGGTGAAGCCAGACTGAAACGTTCAGAGAAAAAG GAACTCGCTGATGCACCCGAGGCTTCACTTGTTTCTGAGAAGAGGGGAGAAGACTCTTCTGAAAATGACA ATGTTTCTTCACCAGACCAAAAAAGCCCTGAAGACAGTCAGggtctgaactctgaccccaacAGTTGTGTTCACCCACCAGAAAGTGGAACCCAAAGCAAAGCAGCCTCCATGTCAGAGTCAGCag TCACAGATAGTTTGAAGCAGACCGAGTGTGAGAGGACTGAGAGTGAAGCCAGAATAGAAAGTTCCAAGGAAAAG GAACTCGCTGATGCACCCGAGGCTTCACTTGTTTCTGAGAAGAGGGGAGAAGACTCTTCTGAAAATGACA GCGTTTCTTCACCAGACCAAAAAAGCCCTGAAGACAGTCAGgggctgaactctgaccccaacAGTTGTGTTGACCCACCAGAAAGCGGAACCAAAAGCAAAGCAGCCTCCATGTCAGAGTCAGcag AGACCCACCTGGAGAGCTTTCTGGAGGATCTGGGATTGGAGCAGTTCTACACACAGAAACTATCACTCAGTAAGATACTTCAGATTGATAAGAAGACCACTGATGATCAACCTGCCAAGTGCAAATCAGACCTCCCATggtattttttaaagaaactgatGATGGTGAATGTAACAGccagaaatgtgaaatataCATCAGACAGTAAAAGTGGTGTATCAGGGAAAACTGGGTTAAATCTAAAAAATCTGGTTTCCAGGTTGAAGTCAGCCAATATGTTGAACCCCCTCGACATAATcactgctctctttctgtgCTCTGATGGTTTTGTGCAGCAGGAATTGGCTCTCAAAATGTCCATGTGTCAGTTTTCTgtgcctctgctgcttcctgattgtGATAAAAATCAGAGCACATTGATGGTGCGGGCTTTGAGAGACATTGTGAAAAAGTACAGACCCAAATCACTCTCTGAATCCAAAGGTTTCATTGAAGACAGAATCGTTGTGTCTGAACTACCAATGATCTCTTTTGTGAGACTGGGTGAGTGCTCTTTGTCCAAGTCAGAGATCCTCAACAAGCTCCTGAGCAGCTCTCAGCAGTACCATGACACCTTTGTTCACCACAACATGGACTGTGGAGACAGTCCACGAAGAATATCCAATGGACTGACTGAGATAACTTGGTACCTTCCTTGTGGCAATGAAAACATTGATATTTTCAGCCACCCAGTGGCTTTAGCTAAcctcagaggagacatggcctctttccaaacacagttctcctttttgtgtcaaacatctgcagcagtctttgttttctttgataatcTCGACCCTGAGTGTGAACTACTGACCAACCTGAACAGCAAGTCAGAGATATTCTTAGTGGGAAACCACCAGAGCAGGAACTTCAGTCTAGATGCTCTTGAACAAGTAGCAACTGAAATGTCCTTGACagatgaaaacatcattttgaaGACAACAGACATCAATGAAGCAGACTTTGTCAAACGTCTGAGAGAAGCAGTTACTCATGTagttgagaaaacaaagaagaagatgCGAATTGAGCAGATGGCTGAGGTTGCCCTTAAACTGGGAATCTTGGTGGATGAAGACTCTCCAGAGTATCagtctggaaagaaaaaagcagatgCCATCACTGCTGAAATTCGGGACATCCTGAAGTACAAAGAAGATCAGCTGCCATTGCAAGGCCAGATATGGAAAGACTTGACTTCCTTAGAGAAGGAAGAAGTTCGACTTCGAAAAGTTGGATCTGAAAACATTGAGAAGTACAAAAGTGACCttcagttaaagaaaaaaaagctgcgacagaaacaaaacacttcTGGCATTTCCAAAGCAATGACATCCTTTATCAGTGCAATATCAAGCAACACTTTAGAGAGAGGCTTTTTCCTGAAGTGGATGCGAATTAACCTTGATGACATGTCTCGTGTAAAACTGTCTGAACTGAGGGAGCAGTACAAAGACAAGTGCAAGAACTCTGAGAACAATGAAGAGATCAAAGAAATTGACCAACAGATTTCTAACAGTTCACTGGGCACTGAACACTTCTTCCGTGAAATGGGTCAAATCTACGAAGCTTCACTGGCTCTTGAGAAaccacatccatcacatcagcaGTTAAACCATCTGCCCAAACTCGGTGCACAGCTGCTACTTGATGGATTTCCACTGGAGCTTGTAGATGGAGATGCTTCCAACATCCCTCTGAGCTGGGTCAGTGAtgttctctctcagctcagtgACTTGGTGGGTTCTAAGAACAGGATACTGGTTGTTACAGTTCTGGGAGTTCAGAGCACAGGAAAGTCCACTCTCCTCAACACCATGTTTGGAGTGCAGTTTGCAGTCAGCAGTGGTCGATGCACTCGTGGTGCCTTCATGCTGCTCATCAGAATTGATGAAGAGCTCCAAAAAGAGCTCAAGTGTGACTTCATGATGATCATTGACACTGAAGGCTTGAAGTCACCAGAACTCACCCAGCTGGACAACAGCTATGAACATGACAATGAACTGGCAACACTTGTTGTGGGGCTGAGCGACATCACCATTATCAATATTGCAATGGAGaattcaacagaaatgaagGACATCCTCCAGATAGTCGTGCATGCTTTCCTCCGGATGAAGGAAGTGGGCAAAAAGCCACAATGTTACTTTGTTCACCAGAACGTGTCTGATGTTTCAGCCCACGACAAGAACTTACGAGATCGGAAGCTGCTTTTTCAACAGTTGAATGAGATGACCCAGGCAGCAGccaaaatggaaaagaaagagCAGAACAAGAGCTTCACTGATGTGATGGCGTATGATCCTGACACTGGGAACTGCTAcattcctggtctctggactggaAATCCTCCAATGGCACCAGTCAACACAGGCTACAGCGAGGCTGTTTATGAGCTCAAGAAAAACATCATCCAGCTCCTGAGAAACAGAGATTCACCTGTTAACAAAGTGTTGGAGTTTAAAGAGTGGATGACAAGTCTGTGGAATGCAGTGAAGCATGAAAACTTTCTCTTCAGCTTCAGAAACAGCCTCGTAGCTGACGCCTACATGAGACTCTGCACAGAATTCAACAAATGGGAATGGGAgttcaaaaaagaaatgtacaaCTGGGTCACAAATGCAGAAACCAAAATTTCTAATATTGGGACCCTTGCTGCACAATCAAAAATATCTGACTTGACACAATTTCACAGTCAGTTAAAAACTGAAGCTGTCACAGTGATGTCTGTCTGGGAGACAAAACTACTTGACAACGTAACTCAGTACTTCAAGCAAACAGATGGTCATGTCTATCTGGTTGTTGGACACAAAGAAGAGTTTGAAAACAGTGCAAGAAGCCTTCGAAACCAAACTGAGAGGTCTGTACTTGATCAGCTTCAAGCAGCAGTGGACATCAAACAGGGGATGGCAGAGATTGACAGAattaaagaaaatcacacaaaagaaattgaaaaagcaGCAAGTGAGCTGATTGAGAAATGTCGAAAGAGAAACGTTCAGATGAATGATGAAGAGCTGGATGAGGAATTCAACAAGATGTGGAATGAAACAGTGAGCAAACTGACTTTTAAACAACAACATGttacaaatgtgtttgaaaatgtttcttgcCATTTGCGAGTAAATCTTGCTCACAGGGGAAGTTATGCACATGAAATACTAAACAAAACAAGGCTGGAAGATTGTGGGAAGAAGAATTTTAAATATAAAGCTGCgcaatttttcaacaaaatgaCAGATACAATTTTGAATGTGATCCCGGTTCAAACTCACACCAAAGCTGCACAAGAAAATGCTGATTGTATCATCAAAACTTGTGAAAAACTTGTGAATAATAAACAAAGTCAAAAAAGCAATTACCACAACAATTACATCGAAGAGGTACTCAAGACCATCGACCAGCATCTGGAACAGAATCAAGATCTTAAGGAAGACACACACTTTGAAGTTTCTCTGAAACTGCACATCTGTGGATTTACAGCCAGAAAGTTTCAGAAAATGCACGAAGATTTCCTAGAAGAAAACGATCCTTACAGGTGTCTAAATAAATACAAGGCCAAGTTTTGTTCTGATTTCAAAGATGTGTTTCATAAACGGGATCAGTGCCAGAAGAAAGCTGAAGAGTTTGTCAACAAATGCTTGAAACCTGCTGTTGAAGACTTCATCAATCGTTACCTGGGTCTTTCTATTGTGGATGAAATGTTAAAGAAGCAGGAATTCAGCACACGAGTTTCTTTCCAGTActacattttactggatttgCTTTCAAGGCAAGCCTTTGATGACTATTTGAGCTTCACTTCCTCCTATCAGAGCTTTGTAAAGAAGTGgatccttaaaaaaataaaggaacatTTTTCAAGTTCCTCCAAAACATCTGAGTTTGAGAAGCAACCTTCAAGTCCTTCAAGTTCCAAAATATCTGAGTTGGAGAATCAACATCTTGAGACAAATGTCAGTCGCATCAATGAAGCCATTGAAAAggccaaaacacaaaacagaggGAATGTGCAAACCTTTGTGGAGGACATCTGCAAAGACCTTGGTGATAAACTGACCATTTCCCAGGAGGCACTTGGAGCATTTATGATCCTGAACAATGCTGACCAGGACAAGTTTGCTCACTACCTCACAATTTCTGTGAAGGAGTTGAAAAAGACCCTGACAGAGAGGTTCCACAAAACCTCCTTTGAAGACAAACTACAGTATCTCCACATTCAGCCTGGTGGTGAGCTTTTCAAGAGAGTGATCGGATGTGGCAAACAGTGTCCATTCTGTGCTGTTCCctgtgaggctggaggagaagctcatGCACAACACAGGGCCTCATTACACCGACCAGACGGTCTGCGTAGATACAGGTGGCGTAAGACAGATAAACTTTCCACTGACATCTGCTCATCTTCTGTTGAAAGTGAAAATCGTTTCCGCTGCAGTCAAACAAAGAATGAATGGCATCCATACAAAAACTACAGGGACATATTCCCTGACTGGGATATTTTTTCAGATGGAAGTCTTGAGGCTTCAGACTACTGGAAATACATCATGACCAAGTACAATGATGACTTTGCCAAAGAATATAATGCAGAGCCTGCTGACATTCCTGAAACTTGGAGAGAGATCACATCTCAGCAGGCAGAAGAAAGCCTGAAAAAGTCATTTAATGTCAATGTCAAGTGA
- the LOC115385751 gene encoding interferon-induced very large GTPase 1-like isoform X11, with protein MESSEEEELSEAPGASTGPEMREKDSSENFRGSLIQPECERTESEARMESSEDKDSSDAPCSAFGPEKNKKDSSRYDKRIRPVKITVSNISSESLSLQWDTPADEVESFTVTCSTEGETDQQVTTDTISVTLSNLKPAVCYSLHVSAQLRDGRQSRPATTTAETKTHLESFLEDLGLEQFYTQKLSLSKILQIDKKTTDDQPAKCKSDLPWYFLKKLMMVNVTARNVKYTSDSKSGVSGKTGLNLKNLVSRLKSANMLNPLDIITALFLCSDGFVQQELALKMSMCQFSVPLLLPDCDKNQSTLMVRALRDIVKKYRPKSLSESKGFIEDRIVVSELPMISFVRLGECSLSKSEILNKLLSSSQQYHDTFVHHNMDCGDSPRRISNGLTEITWYLPCGNENIDIFSHPVALANLRGDMASFQTQFSFLCQTSAAVFVFFDNLDPECELLTNLNSKSEIFLVGNHQSRNFSLDALEQVATEMSLTDENIILKTTDINEADFVKRLREAVTHVVEKTKKKMRIEQMAEVALKLGILVDEDSPEYQSGKKKADAITAEIRDILKYKEDQLPLQGQIWKDLTSLEKEEVRLRKVGSENIEKYKSDLQLKKKKLRQKQNTSGISKAMTSFISAISSNTLERGFFLKWMRINLDDMSRVKLSELREQYKDKCKNSENNEEIKEIDQQISNSSLGTEHFFREMGQIYEASLALEKPHPSHQQLNHLPKLGAQLLLDGFPLELVDGDASNIPLSWVSDVLSQLSDLVGSKNRILVVTVLGVQSTGKSTLLNTMFGVQFAVSSGRCTRGAFMLLIRIDEELQKELKCDFMMIIDTEGLKSPELTQLDNSYEHDNELATLVVGLSDITIINIAMENSTEMKDILQIVVHAFLRMKEVGKKPQCYFVHQNVSDVSAHDKNLRDRKLLFQQLNEMTQAAAKMEKKEQNKSFTDVMAYDPDTGNCYIPGLWTGNPPMAPVNTGYSEAVYELKKNIIQLLRNRDSPVNKVLEFKEWMTSLWNAVKHENFLFSFRNSLVADAYMRLCTEFNKWEWEFKKEMYNWVTNAETKISNIGTLAAQSKISDLTQFHSQLKTEAVTVMSVWETKLLDNVTQYFKQTDGHVYLVVGHKEEFENSARSLRNQTERSVLDQLQAAVDIKQGMAEIDRIKENHTKEIEKAASELIEKCRKRNVQMNDEELDEEFNKMWNETVSKLTFKQQHVTNVFENVSCHLRVNLAHRGSYAHEILNKTRLEDCGKKNFKYKAAQFFNKMTDTILNVIPVQTHTKAAQENADCIIKTCEKLVNNKQSQKSNYHNNYIEEVLKTIDQHLEQNQDLKEDTHFEVSLKLHICGFTARKFQKMHEDFLEENDPYRCLNKYKAKFCSDFKDVFHKRDQCQKKAEEFVNKCLKPAVEDFINRYLGLSIVDEMLKKQEFSTRVSFQYYILLDLLSRQAFDDYLSFTSSYQSFVKKWILKKIKEHFSSSSKTSEFEKQPSSPSSSKISELENQHLETNVSRINEAIEKAKTQNRGNVQTFVEDICKDLGDKLTISQEALGAFMILNNADQDKFAHYLTISVKELKKTLTERFHKTSFEDKLQYLHIQPGGELFKRVIGCGKQCPFCAVPCEAGGEAHAQHRASLHRPDGLRRYRWRKTDKLSTDICSSSVESENRFRCSQTKNEWHPYKNYRDIFPDWDIFSDGSLEASDYWKYIMTKYNDDFAKEYNAEPADIPETWREITSQQAEESLKKSFNVNVK; from the exons ATGGAAAGCTCAGAGGAAGAG GAGCTCTCTGAAGCACCGGGGGCTTCAACTGGTCCTGAGATGAGGGAAAAAGACTCTTCTGAAAACT TCAGAGGCAGTTTGATCCAGCCCGAGTGTGAGAGGACTGAGAGTGAAGCCAGGATGGAAAGTTCAGAGGACAAG GATTCCTCTGATGCACCTTGTAGTGCATTTGGTCCtgagaagaataaaaaagacTCTTCTCGATATGACA AGCGGATCCGTCCAGTCAAGATAACAGTCTCTAACAtcagcagtgagtcactgtCTCTGCAGTGGGACactcctgctgatgaagtgGAGAGTTTTACTGTGACCTGTTCCACCGAGGGAGAGACTGATCAACAAGTGACCACAGACACCATCAGTGTAACACTCAGCAACCTGAAGCCAGCAGTGTGTTACTCCCTCCATGTTTCTGCACAGCTGAGAGATGGAAGACAAAGCAGGCCGGCCACGACAACAGCTGAAACAA AGACCCACCTGGAGAGCTTTCTGGAGGATCTGGGATTGGAGCAGTTCTACACACAGAAACTATCACTCAGTAAGATACTTCAGATTGATAAGAAGACCACTGATGATCAACCTGCCAAGTGCAAATCAGACCTCCCATggtattttttaaagaaactgatGATGGTGAATGTAACAGccagaaatgtgaaatataCATCAGACAGTAAAAGTGGTGTATCAGGGAAAACTGGGTTAAATCTAAAAAATCTGGTTTCCAGGTTGAAGTCAGCCAATATGTTGAACCCCCTCGACATAATcactgctctctttctgtgCTCTGATGGTTTTGTGCAGCAGGAATTGGCTCTCAAAATGTCCATGTGTCAGTTTTCTgtgcctctgctgcttcctgattgtGATAAAAATCAGAGCACATTGATGGTGCGGGCTTTGAGAGACATTGTGAAAAAGTACAGACCCAAATCACTCTCTGAATCCAAAGGTTTCATTGAAGACAGAATCGTTGTGTCTGAACTACCAATGATCTCTTTTGTGAGACTGGGTGAGTGCTCTTTGTCCAAGTCAGAGATCCTCAACAAGCTCCTGAGCAGCTCTCAGCAGTACCATGACACCTTTGTTCACCACAACATGGACTGTGGAGACAGTCCACGAAGAATATCCAATGGACTGACTGAGATAACTTGGTACCTTCCTTGTGGCAATGAAAACATTGATATTTTCAGCCACCCAGTGGCTTTAGCTAAcctcagaggagacatggcctctttccaaacacagttctcctttttgtgtcaaacatctgcagcagtctttgttttctttgataatcTCGACCCTGAGTGTGAACTACTGACCAACCTGAACAGCAAGTCAGAGATATTCTTAGTGGGAAACCACCAGAGCAGGAACTTCAGTCTAGATGCTCTTGAACAAGTAGCAACTGAAATGTCCTTGACagatgaaaacatcattttgaaGACAACAGACATCAATGAAGCAGACTTTGTCAAACGTCTGAGAGAAGCAGTTACTCATGTagttgagaaaacaaagaagaagatgCGAATTGAGCAGATGGCTGAGGTTGCCCTTAAACTGGGAATCTTGGTGGATGAAGACTCTCCAGAGTATCagtctggaaagaaaaaagcagatgCCATCACTGCTGAAATTCGGGACATCCTGAAGTACAAAGAAGATCAGCTGCCATTGCAAGGCCAGATATGGAAAGACTTGACTTCCTTAGAGAAGGAAGAAGTTCGACTTCGAAAAGTTGGATCTGAAAACATTGAGAAGTACAAAAGTGACCttcagttaaagaaaaaaaagctgcgacagaaacaaaacacttcTGGCATTTCCAAAGCAATGACATCCTTTATCAGTGCAATATCAAGCAACACTTTAGAGAGAGGCTTTTTCCTGAAGTGGATGCGAATTAACCTTGATGACATGTCTCGTGTAAAACTGTCTGAACTGAGGGAGCAGTACAAAGACAAGTGCAAGAACTCTGAGAACAATGAAGAGATCAAAGAAATTGACCAACAGATTTCTAACAGTTCACTGGGCACTGAACACTTCTTCCGTGAAATGGGTCAAATCTACGAAGCTTCACTGGCTCTTGAGAAaccacatccatcacatcagcaGTTAAACCATCTGCCCAAACTCGGTGCACAGCTGCTACTTGATGGATTTCCACTGGAGCTTGTAGATGGAGATGCTTCCAACATCCCTCTGAGCTGGGTCAGTGAtgttctctctcagctcagtgACTTGGTGGGTTCTAAGAACAGGATACTGGTTGTTACAGTTCTGGGAGTTCAGAGCACAGGAAAGTCCACTCTCCTCAACACCATGTTTGGAGTGCAGTTTGCAGTCAGCAGTGGTCGATGCACTCGTGGTGCCTTCATGCTGCTCATCAGAATTGATGAAGAGCTCCAAAAAGAGCTCAAGTGTGACTTCATGATGATCATTGACACTGAAGGCTTGAAGTCACCAGAACTCACCCAGCTGGACAACAGCTATGAACATGACAATGAACTGGCAACACTTGTTGTGGGGCTGAGCGACATCACCATTATCAATATTGCAATGGAGaattcaacagaaatgaagGACATCCTCCAGATAGTCGTGCATGCTTTCCTCCGGATGAAGGAAGTGGGCAAAAAGCCACAATGTTACTTTGTTCACCAGAACGTGTCTGATGTTTCAGCCCACGACAAGAACTTACGAGATCGGAAGCTGCTTTTTCAACAGTTGAATGAGATGACCCAGGCAGCAGccaaaatggaaaagaaagagCAGAACAAGAGCTTCACTGATGTGATGGCGTATGATCCTGACACTGGGAACTGCTAcattcctggtctctggactggaAATCCTCCAATGGCACCAGTCAACACAGGCTACAGCGAGGCTGTTTATGAGCTCAAGAAAAACATCATCCAGCTCCTGAGAAACAGAGATTCACCTGTTAACAAAGTGTTGGAGTTTAAAGAGTGGATGACAAGTCTGTGGAATGCAGTGAAGCATGAAAACTTTCTCTTCAGCTTCAGAAACAGCCTCGTAGCTGACGCCTACATGAGACTCTGCACAGAATTCAACAAATGGGAATGGGAgttcaaaaaagaaatgtacaaCTGGGTCACAAATGCAGAAACCAAAATTTCTAATATTGGGACCCTTGCTGCACAATCAAAAATATCTGACTTGACACAATTTCACAGTCAGTTAAAAACTGAAGCTGTCACAGTGATGTCTGTCTGGGAGACAAAACTACTTGACAACGTAACTCAGTACTTCAAGCAAACAGATGGTCATGTCTATCTGGTTGTTGGACACAAAGAAGAGTTTGAAAACAGTGCAAGAAGCCTTCGAAACCAAACTGAGAGGTCTGTACTTGATCAGCTTCAAGCAGCAGTGGACATCAAACAGGGGATGGCAGAGATTGACAGAattaaagaaaatcacacaaaagaaattgaaaaagcaGCAAGTGAGCTGATTGAGAAATGTCGAAAGAGAAACGTTCAGATGAATGATGAAGAGCTGGATGAGGAATTCAACAAGATGTGGAATGAAACAGTGAGCAAACTGACTTTTAAACAACAACATGttacaaatgtgtttgaaaatgtttcttgcCATTTGCGAGTAAATCTTGCTCACAGGGGAAGTTATGCACATGAAATACTAAACAAAACAAGGCTGGAAGATTGTGGGAAGAAGAATTTTAAATATAAAGCTGCgcaatttttcaacaaaatgaCAGATACAATTTTGAATGTGATCCCGGTTCAAACTCACACCAAAGCTGCACAAGAAAATGCTGATTGTATCATCAAAACTTGTGAAAAACTTGTGAATAATAAACAAAGTCAAAAAAGCAATTACCACAACAATTACATCGAAGAGGTACTCAAGACCATCGACCAGCATCTGGAACAGAATCAAGATCTTAAGGAAGACACACACTTTGAAGTTTCTCTGAAACTGCACATCTGTGGATTTACAGCCAGAAAGTTTCAGAAAATGCACGAAGATTTCCTAGAAGAAAACGATCCTTACAGGTGTCTAAATAAATACAAGGCCAAGTTTTGTTCTGATTTCAAAGATGTGTTTCATAAACGGGATCAGTGCCAGAAGAAAGCTGAAGAGTTTGTCAACAAATGCTTGAAACCTGCTGTTGAAGACTTCATCAATCGTTACCTGGGTCTTTCTATTGTGGATGAAATGTTAAAGAAGCAGGAATTCAGCACACGAGTTTCTTTCCAGTActacattttactggatttgCTTTCAAGGCAAGCCTTTGATGACTATTTGAGCTTCACTTCCTCCTATCAGAGCTTTGTAAAGAAGTGgatccttaaaaaaataaaggaacatTTTTCAAGTTCCTCCAAAACATCTGAGTTTGAGAAGCAACCTTCAAGTCCTTCAAGTTCCAAAATATCTGAGTTGGAGAATCAACATCTTGAGACAAATGTCAGTCGCATCAATGAAGCCATTGAAAAggccaaaacacaaaacagaggGAATGTGCAAACCTTTGTGGAGGACATCTGCAAAGACCTTGGTGATAAACTGACCATTTCCCAGGAGGCACTTGGAGCATTTATGATCCTGAACAATGCTGACCAGGACAAGTTTGCTCACTACCTCACAATTTCTGTGAAGGAGTTGAAAAAGACCCTGACAGAGAGGTTCCACAAAACCTCCTTTGAAGACAAACTACAGTATCTCCACATTCAGCCTGGTGGTGAGCTTTTCAAGAGAGTGATCGGATGTGGCAAACAGTGTCCATTCTGTGCTGTTCCctgtgaggctggaggagaagctcatGCACAACACAGGGCCTCATTACACCGACCAGACGGTCTGCGTAGATACAGGTGGCGTAAGACAGATAAACTTTCCACTGACATCTGCTCATCTTCTGTTGAAAGTGAAAATCGTTTCCGCTGCAGTCAAACAAAGAATGAATGGCATCCATACAAAAACTACAGGGACATATTCCCTGACTGGGATATTTTTTCAGATGGAAGTCTTGAGGCTTCAGACTACTGGAAATACATCATGACCAAGTACAATGATGACTTTGCCAAAGAATATAATGCAGAGCCTGCTGACATTCCTGAAACTTGGAGAGAGATCACATCTCAGCAGGCAGAAGAAAGCCTGAAAAAGTCATTTAATGTCAATGTCAAGTGA